GCCGCGGGAGGGTTTGATGGCTCGTCCGGTCCGCTTTCTCGCACTCCTCGCCGTTGCCGCCTGCGTCGGCGGTCTGCTCGTGCCGGCCGGGGCGCAAACGCAGCAGACGCAGCAGACGACGTCCACCGCGGAGCTCCGGACGCTGTTCGCGCACCTCCTCGGCGATCCGCCGGTGATCCACATGGAAGCGGTGCCCGATATCTACGACGGCGGCTACGCGCGCGTCAGCGTCTACGGCCGCCACGTCTTCATCAAGGGCATGCTCATCGACGAGCTGTGGATCCGACTCGTCGGCGTGTCCTTCGATCCGGCGGAGCTGCGGCGGGGGAATCTCAAGGTCACGGACATCCGCGACAACGCGATCTACGGGAAGCTGTCGCTCGCGGCCGTCCAGGACTTCCTGAACCGGCAGGCGGCGGTGAGGGACGTGCAGCTCGGCGTCAACGCCGAGGCGATCACGGGCGCTGCCACGGTCGTCTACAACGGGATTCCCACGCGCGTCCGGATGCAGGGGGTCTTCCAGGTGTACGGCGATCCCGAGGTGTTCTTTCACATCCAGGCGCTCTCAGTGAACTCCATCCCCGTGCCGTACATCCTCGCGGCGAATCTCGAGCGGCAGATCAACCCGGTCGTCGACTTCCGGACGTGGCCGGTGCAGTTCAAGATCCGCACGTTCAAGCAGACGCCGGAGGGCTTCGTGCTCAGCAGTCAGCGCGACTTCGCGCAGCCCTGCAACGCCTGCGGGGGACCGCCTCTCCAACTCGCCCCGTGACGACGGACGCCGTCCACCCGTTCCGCGCCCGGCTCGCGCGCGGACCGCTCGTGTGCGACGGCGCGATGGGCACGCTGCTCTACGCGAGAGGCGTGCCGTTTGATCACTGCTTCGACGCGCTCAACCTCACCGACCGCGAACGAGTCCTGAACATCCACCTCGACTATCTACGGGCCGGCGCCGAGGTCATCGAGACCAACACGTTCGGCGCCAATACCTTCAAGTTGTCCCAGCACGGGCTGGCCGATCGCGTCCGCGAGGTCAACCGCCAGGGCGCCAAGATCGCGAAGGAAGCCCGGGACATCTTCGGCCGCGCGTTCTTCATCGCCGGGTCGATGGGCCCCCTCGGCCGGCCGATGGCGCCGTTCGGCCGGGTCACGCCCGCCGAGGCGCGGAGCGCCTTCCGGGCTCAGATCGACGGCCTCGTCGAGGGCGGGGTGGACATCCTCATCCTCGAGACGTTCGCCAACCTGAGCGAACTGCTCGAGGCGGTGTCGGCCGCGCGCGAGGCCTGCGACCTCCCGCTCGTCGCGCAGATGACGTTCACGGAGGACGGCCGGACGCGGTACGGCCACAGCCCGGCGGAGGTCGTCGCGGCGCTCGAAGGCGTCGGCGTCGATCTCGTGGGCGCCAACTGCAGCGTCGGGCCCGTGCCGATGCTGGACGTCATCCAGCAGATGGCGGCGGTCGCGCGCGTGCCGCTGTCCGCGCAGCCGAACGCCGGATTCCCCACGCTCGTCGAGGGCCGCTATCTCTATCTCTCGTCGCCGGAGCACATGGCGACGTACGCGAAGAAGATGGTCGACGCGGGCGCCCGCCTCGTCGGCGGCTGCTGCGGCACGACGCCCGAGCACATCGCGGCGATCCGCCGGGCGATCGCCGAGACCGGCGCGGCGCCGGAACCGGCCGTCCGTGAAGCCGTTCCCGCGGCCGCGCGCGACGAGACCCTGCCGGCCGTCGGCGCGCCGAGCGAACTGGCGCAACAGCTGCACCGGTCGTTCGTCATCAGCGTCGAGGTCGATCCTCCGAAAGGGCTCGACGCGACCAAGGACCTCGAGGGCGCGCGGCTGCTCAAAGAGGCCGGCGCGGACGTGATCGACGTCGGCGACAGCCCGATCGGGCGGGTGCGGATGAGCGCGCTCGCGATGTGCTACCTGATCCAGCAGCACGTCGGGATCGAGACGATCATCCACTTCACGACCCGGGACCGCAACGTGGTCGGCCTGCAGGCCGACCTGATCGGGGCGCACGCGATGGGCGTGCGCAACGTGCTCGCGCTCACCGGGGAGCCGCCGCGCGGCGACTATCCCAACGTGACGGCCGTCTACGACGTGGACAGCGCCGGACTCATGCGGATCATCAAGCGTTTCAACGAGGGACTGGACCTCGCCGGCAAGTCGATCGGACACCCGGCGCGGTTTTTGATCGGCGGGGCGCTCGACATGACGACGGCGACGCTCGACCGCGAGCTGCCGAAGATGGAGCGCAAGCTCGAGTCGGGCGTGGACTTTTTCATGACGCAGCCGATCTACGAGCCGGAGACGCTCGACGCGTTCGAGCGGCGGGTCGGCCGGCTGCCCGTCCCGGTGCTGGTCGGCGTCCTGCCGCTGCAGAGCTTCCGCCACGCCGAATTCCTGCATAACGAGGTGCCGGGCATCACGATCCCGGACTGGGTCCGCGATCGGATGCACCTCGCCGGCAGCGCGGGACGGGACGAAGGGTTCGGACTCGCCCGCGAGCTGCTGGCGGGCCTGGTCGATCGGATCGACGGCGCCTACCTCATGCCGTCCTTCGGGCGGTACGAGGTGTGCGCGGCCCTCGTGCGGGAGATCCGCGCGCGCGTCGGAACGGCGGCGGGCCGGGCGCGGCGCTGACGTCC
This region of bacterium genomic DNA includes:
- a CDS encoding bifunctional homocysteine S-methyltransferase/methylenetetrahydrofolate reductase — translated: MTTDAVHPFRARLARGPLVCDGAMGTLLYARGVPFDHCFDALNLTDRERVLNIHLDYLRAGAEVIETNTFGANTFKLSQHGLADRVREVNRQGAKIAKEARDIFGRAFFIAGSMGPLGRPMAPFGRVTPAEARSAFRAQIDGLVEGGVDILILETFANLSELLEAVSAAREACDLPLVAQMTFTEDGRTRYGHSPAEVVAALEGVGVDLVGANCSVGPVPMLDVIQQMAAVARVPLSAQPNAGFPTLVEGRYLYLSSPEHMATYAKKMVDAGARLVGGCCGTTPEHIAAIRRAIAETGAAPEPAVREAVPAAARDETLPAVGAPSELAQQLHRSFVISVEVDPPKGLDATKDLEGARLLKEAGADVIDVGDSPIGRVRMSALAMCYLIQQHVGIETIIHFTTRDRNVVGLQADLIGAHAMGVRNVLALTGEPPRGDYPNVTAVYDVDSAGLMRIIKRFNEGLDLAGKSIGHPARFLIGGALDMTTATLDRELPKMERKLESGVDFFMTQPIYEPETLDAFERRVGRLPVPVLVGVLPLQSFRHAEFLHNEVPGITIPDWVRDRMHLAGSAGRDEGFGLARELLAGLVDRIDGAYLMPSFGRYEVCAALVREIRARVGTAAGRARR